A single Pseudodesulfovibrio aespoeensis Aspo-2 DNA region contains:
- a CDS encoding DEAD/DEAH box helicase, whose product MFTLKEYQKRTLAALETYLASARVIGPKEAFERFVKTSPTDTRPQSYAHRWGLTDVPYVCLRLPTGGGKTLLASHCVEIAGRTFMERDFPLVLWLVPTNMIRQQTVEALKKRSHPYREALDSIYGQDRVEVFDIGDIVNIRPKDFSDKVCVIIATMQTLRVAESNKEVRKVYGHNENFEPHFAGLPNVAPGLDRDEHGQVLYSFVNILHQLRPLVIVDEAHKAVSGLTGEMMQRINPACVIELTATPVESNVLFRVYASELKAEEMVKLPFMLTEHDNWEQAINGAVQTRRKLAELAPGDRENYIRPIVLIQAEKINQPHTVDAVRKHLMENEGVAESEIAVATGEQRELDGINLFDKTCPVNFVITIEALKEGWDCSFAYVFCSVANIRSATDVEQLLGRVMRMPYAKRRAIPELNNAYAHVISSSFAEAAQGMHARLMNMGFHEDEAAANLQQVQLVLPEVDLSAMPLFKTTGATPSEPPPMTITLPKAPNLETLHEDVREYVSVTPNADGTVQVACTGMVPTELETALIAANPKKEDDIRSTVALHRARVRAAQPPTASQQGKRFDVPRLMVEVWGSLELPEQETILLATEWTPLKHTVRMEPGEFDYDETARTFRFDLDGEQMRYELENAQVQFSLLASASEWNNLELVRWLDRQCRRPDVRQADMLEFCRRCVASLLERSAVALPTLCRAKYALAAALKDKLSRLREQGLKDGYQLLLFAPQAKVETSFSNALAFPASGYAESIQAYTGVYRFKNHFYPLVRDLKSKGEEFECALALDANPQVEWWVRNVDRQQGSFWLPLSNARFYPDFVAKLSDGRTLAVEYKGQHLVSGDDSKEKENIGALWEAKGNGKALFLMAVKVDDQGRDVQRQIQGKITG is encoded by the coding sequence ATGTTCACCCTGAAGGAATACCAGAAGCGCACCCTTGCGGCTTTGGAGACATACCTCGCCTCTGCCCGCGTCATCGGCCCCAAGGAAGCCTTTGAACGCTTCGTGAAGACCAGCCCGACAGACACGCGCCCGCAGAGCTACGCGCACCGCTGGGGGCTCACGGATGTGCCCTATGTGTGCCTGCGCCTGCCCACGGGCGGCGGCAAGACGCTCCTGGCCTCCCATTGCGTGGAAATAGCGGGCCGCACCTTCATGGAGCGGGACTTCCCGCTGGTGCTTTGGCTGGTGCCCACCAACATGATACGCCAGCAGACAGTCGAGGCCCTGAAAAAACGCTCGCACCCCTACCGCGAAGCCCTGGATTCCATCTACGGCCAGGATCGCGTGGAAGTGTTCGACATTGGCGACATCGTCAATATCCGGCCCAAGGATTTTTCCGACAAGGTCTGCGTCATCATCGCCACCATGCAAACCCTGCGCGTTGCCGAGAGCAACAAGGAGGTCCGCAAGGTCTACGGCCACAATGAGAATTTCGAGCCGCACTTTGCGGGCCTGCCCAATGTCGCGCCCGGCCTGGACCGGGACGAACACGGCCAGGTGCTTTACTCCTTCGTAAACATACTGCATCAACTCAGACCCCTGGTCATCGTTGACGAGGCGCACAAGGCCGTGTCCGGCCTCACGGGTGAAATGATGCAGCGCATCAACCCTGCCTGCGTCATTGAGCTGACCGCCACACCCGTGGAAAGCAACGTGCTCTTCCGCGTGTACGCCTCGGAACTCAAGGCCGAAGAAATGGTCAAGCTGCCCTTCATGCTCACGGAGCATGACAATTGGGAACAGGCGATCAACGGCGCGGTGCAGACCCGGCGCAAGCTGGCTGAACTGGCCCCAGGCGATAGGGAGAACTACATCCGGCCCATTGTCCTTATCCAGGCCGAAAAGATCAACCAGCCCCACACCGTTGACGCGGTCAGGAAACACCTCATGGAGAATGAGGGCGTGGCGGAATCGGAAATCGCCGTTGCCACGGGCGAACAGCGCGAACTGGACGGCATCAACCTGTTCGACAAGACGTGTCCGGTCAATTTCGTCATCACCATCGAAGCCCTGAAAGAGGGCTGGGATTGCTCCTTTGCCTATGTATTTTGTTCCGTGGCCAATATCCGGTCGGCAACGGACGTGGAACAGCTCCTGGGGCGCGTCATGCGGATGCCCTATGCCAAGCGGCGGGCCATACCGGAGCTGAACAACGCCTATGCCCACGTCATTTCCTCTTCCTTTGCCGAAGCGGCCCAAGGCATGCACGCACGGCTCATGAACATGGGCTTCCACGAGGACGAGGCCGCAGCCAACCTGCAACAGGTGCAGCTCGTCTTGCCAGAGGTGGACCTTTCCGCCATGCCCCTTTTCAAGACCACCGGGGCAACGCCATCCGAGCCGCCGCCAATGACCATCACGCTGCCCAAGGCCCCGAACCTGGAAACCCTCCATGAGGATGTCCGGGAGTATGTGTCCGTGACCCCCAATGCCGATGGCACGGTGCAGGTGGCGTGCACGGGCATGGTCCCGACCGAACTGGAGACGGCGCTCATTGCCGCCAACCCGAAGAAGGAAGACGACATCCGCAGCACCGTGGCCTTGCACCGGGCGCGGGTGCGCGCCGCGCAGCCCCCCACGGCGTCGCAACAGGGCAAACGGTTTGACGTGCCCCGGCTCATGGTGGAGGTATGGGGCTCCCTGGAACTCCCCGAACAGGAGACCATTCTCCTTGCCACGGAGTGGACCCCGCTCAAGCACACCGTGCGCATGGAGCCGGGCGAATTCGACTATGACGAAACTGCCCGCACCTTCCGCTTTGACCTGGACGGGGAGCAGATGCGCTACGAACTGGAGAATGCCCAGGTGCAATTCTCCCTGCTGGCCTCGGCCTCGGAGTGGAACAACCTGGAGCTTGTTCGCTGGCTGGACCGTCAGTGCCGCCGCCCGGATGTGCGGCAGGCCGACATGCTGGAGTTCTGCCGTCGTTGCGTTGCTTCGCTCCTGGAACGCAGCGCTGTTGCGCTGCCCACGCTCTGCCGTGCGAAGTATGCCCTAGCGGCAGCCTTGAAGGACAAGCTTTCACGCCTGCGTGAACAAGGGCTGAAGGACGGCTATCAGCTTCTGCTCTTTGCGCCCCAGGCCAAGGTGGAGACGAGCTTCAGCAATGCCCTGGCCTTCCCCGCTTCCGGTTATGCGGAAAGCATCCAAGCCTATACGGGAGTCTACCGCTTCAAAAATCACTTTTACCCGCTGGTCCGCGACCTGAAATCAAAGGGCGAGGAATTCGAATGCGCCTTGGCCCTGGACGCAAACCCGCAAGTGGAATGGTGGGTGCGCAATGTGGACCGGCAGCAGGGTTCTTTCTGGCTGCCGCTCTCGAACGCTAGGTTCTACCCGGATTTTGTGGCCAAACTGTCGGACGGACGCACGCTGGCGGTGGAGTACAAGGGCCAGCACCTCGTCAGTGGCGATGACTCCAAGGAAAAGGAGAACATCGGCGCGTTGTGGGAAGCTAAAGGCAACGGCAAGGCCCTTTTCCTCATGGCCGTGAAGGTCGATGACCAGGGGCGGGATGTGCAGCGGCAGATTCAGGGGAAGATTACTGGATAG
- a CDS encoding ABC transporter substrate-binding protein, with the protein MVRGSVPGALLTALCLILFALPGCGDSSPILVGFSGQLTGKVSDMGVGGRNGALLAVEHINKAGGVNGRPLKLVAEDDGNTAEGALAADTALIDAGVVAIIGHMTSSQSMAALPYVNESGIILISPTTSTPLLTGIKDNFTRVMVENPVQSRALATYARTILDIRTIASIMETDNLSYSMTFEETFTSVFEQLGGTFLSSFAYSASGATNWTAIMAELQRLNPDAILLTCPAQDFVTLAQNIRSSGITARLFSGAWAYTDKLLLWGGRDIEGSIFVIDFASDNPSPAFTSFIKAYETRFGSSPNFASAFAYESVLALANGLKKTDGSSEGLLAAMTSGERIQGVTGSFSLDEYGDVTREVFIVTVRDGSFRTVGIR; encoded by the coding sequence ATGGTCAGAGGCTCTGTTCCTGGTGCCCTGCTCACAGCCCTGTGCCTCATCCTGTTCGCCTTGCCGGGCTGTGGCGACAGTTCGCCCATCCTGGTGGGGTTTTCGGGACAGCTCACAGGCAAGGTGTCGGACATGGGCGTGGGGGGCAGAAACGGCGCCCTGCTGGCCGTGGAGCACATCAACAAGGCCGGGGGCGTCAATGGCCGCCCGCTCAAGCTCGTTGCCGAAGACGACGGCAACACGGCAGAGGGCGCCCTGGCCGCTGACACGGCGCTGATCGACGCGGGCGTGGTCGCCATCATCGGCCACATGACCAGCTCGCAATCCATGGCCGCCCTGCCCTATGTCAACGAAAGCGGGATCATCCTCATCTCGCCGACCACCTCCACCCCGCTGCTGACAGGAATCAAGGACAACTTCACCCGCGTCATGGTCGAGAATCCTGTCCAGAGCCGGGCGCTGGCCACATACGCCCGGACCATCCTGGACATCAGAACAATTGCCAGTATCATGGAAACAGACAACCTGAGCTACTCCATGACCTTTGAGGAGACCTTCACCTCGGTCTTCGAGCAGTTGGGTGGCACCTTCCTGTCGAGCTTTGCCTATTCCGCCTCCGGGGCCACCAACTGGACCGCGATCATGGCAGAGTTGCAGCGGTTGAATCCCGACGCCATCCTGCTGACCTGCCCGGCCCAGGATTTCGTCACCCTCGCCCAGAATATCCGCTCTTCCGGGATCACGGCACGCCTGTTTTCCGGGGCCTGGGCCTATACGGACAAGCTCCTGCTCTGGGGCGGCAGGGACATCGAGGGGAGCATCTTTGTCATCGACTTTGCCTCGGACAATCCAAGCCCGGCCTTCACAAGCTTCATAAAGGCATACGAGACGCGTTTCGGCAGCAGCCCGAATTTCGCTTCCGCCTTTGCCTACGAGAGCGTCCTGGCCCTGGCCAACGGGCTGAAAAAAACAGATGGTTCGTCCGAAGGACTCCTCGCTGCCATGACTTCGGGCGAGAGAATCCAGGGGGTCACAGGCTCCTTCAGCCTTGATGAGTATGGCGATGTGACCCGCGAAGTGTTCATCGTGACTGTGCGCGACGGCAGCTTCAGAACAGTCGGGATCAGGTAG